In a single window of the Eleginops maclovinus isolate JMC-PN-2008 ecotype Puerto Natales chromosome 6, JC_Emac_rtc_rv5, whole genome shotgun sequence genome:
- the LOC134866448 gene encoding zinc finger MYM-type protein 1-like, whose amino-acid sequence MAETTPPSRTGVPVGIASTTLSDDPGCWPSVLTSSMRCEIVKKGPVQIMDIEFPQNLDNPPRRFTKDSYKRTMKNGENIHRSWLVYSIHTDGVFCFPCTVFGKRERDNALTTCGYGGWKNLSYRLKKHECTKVHCDNVKKWHDLQRRLQTSTLIDQRQMELMQLEVEHWKGVIRRVIAIVSHLAERNQALRGTTSTVYDRHNGNFLAQVELLAQFDPVMNEHIRRIQCKETKVHYLSGVIQNEIIQLVGDKILQEIARRVHKAKYFSVIMDCTPDISHKEQLSVVLRIVNCETPVSIAEHFWGFVHVEDTTGKGLSEILLDQLEKHNLSISDCRGQSYDNGSNMMGHKQGVQARILELNNKALCIPCSSHTLNLVVSDAAKSSVLSMSFFGMLQRLYNLFSSSVHRWAILKQHVKQLTLKPLSGTRWEARIDSVKVVRYHLPEILDGLSALETYATEKGDSETMSSAKSLHGELKTWSFLLCTITWYNVLYQVNHMSKLLQSPDVSMQTLKKETEGVTEYLEDFRENGLASSQTDAMEIAEDLEIERKLPEKRQRKKKRQFLYESTDETQSTPEEAFRRDFFLPLVDTAITSLKDRFSRLEGVYALYDFLFSIDIMRATIKTGKLHERCRKVEQTLHDIDADDLALEINSAVHTFPDEVSRCPFKMLDYIYSEKLLDLYSNLSIALRLLLTLPVSVASGERSFSSLKRIKNYMRSTMSQERLSGLALMSIESDVRRSLDLEGIVSAFAEAKGRKQQFQ is encoded by the coding sequence atggcagagaccaccccaccatccagaactggggtacctgtaggtattgcaagcaccacattaagtgatgacccaggatgttggcccagtgtcctaacaagcagtatgcgctgtgaaatagtcaaaaaaggacctgtgcaaatcatggacattgaattcccgcaaaacttagacaatcctcctcgaagattcaccaaggacagttacaaaagaaccatgaaaaatggtgagaatatacatcgatcgtggctggtgtattccatccacacagatggagtgttctgtttcccttgtactgttttcgggaagcgtgagcgtgacaatgccttaacgacctgtggctacggtggatggaagaacctttcctatcgcctaaaaaaacacgagtgcacaaaggtgcactgtgacaatgtgaaaaagtggcacgaccttcagaggagactgcaaaccagtacactgattgatcaaagacagatggagttgatgcaacttgaagttgaacactggaaaggcgtgattcggagagtgattgccatagtttcccatctggcagaacgcaaccaggctttgagaggaactaccagtaccgtgtatgatcgccacaatgggaattttctggctcaagtggaactcctagcacagtttgatccggtaatgaatgaacacatcagacgaatacaatgcaaagagacaaaggtgcattacctgagtggagtcattcagaacgaaatcattcagctggtcggagacaaaatcctacaggagattgcaagaagagtgcacaaagcaaaatacttctccgtgatcatggattgcactcctgacatcagccacaaggaacaactttctgttgttctcaggattgtcaactgtgaaacacctgtttctattgctgagcatttttggggatttgtacatgttgaagacacaactggtaaagggctcagtgaaatcctgcttgaccagttggagaagcacaacctcagcatttcagattgccgtgggcagtcatacgacaatggcagcaatatgatgggccacaaacagggtgtgcaggcaagaattttagagctgaacaacaaggcgctatgcatcccatgcagcagtcacacactaaatctggttgtgtcagatgctgccaagtcttcagtgttgtccatgtctttttttggtatgctgcaacgactgtacaaccttttcagttcctctgtgcaccgctgggcaattttgaagcagcatgtgaagcagctcacccttaagccactttcagggacgagatgggaggcccgaattgacagtgtgaaggtagtgcggtaccatctacctgaaatactagacggactgtcagcactggagacatatgctacagagaagggggactcagagaccatgtcctcagcaaaaagcttacatggtgagcttaaaacatggtcctttcttctgtgcacaataacctggtacaacgttttgtatcaggttaaccatatgagcaagctcctccagagcccggatgtttcaatgcaaacactgaaaaaagaaaccgagggagtgacagagtacctagaagatttcagggaaaatggactcgcatcaagccaaacggatgcaatggagattgcagaagatctggaaattgagaggaaattgcctgagaaaaggcaacgtaaaaagaaaaggcagttcctttacgagagtacagatgaaacccaatcgaccccagaagaggccttcagaagggacttcttcctgcctttggttgacactgccatcaccagcctaaaagacagattttccagactggagggggtgtatgccctgtacgacttcctgttcagcattgatatcatgagggccacaatcaagactgggaaattgcatgagagatgcaggaaagtggaacaaaccctccatgatattgatgcagacgacttggcattggagatcaactctgctgtccacacctttccagatgaagtatccaggtgcccatttaaaatgctggactacatatacagtgagaagctgttggacctgtacagcaatttaagcattgcactgcgcctacttctgacccttcctgtctcggttgcctccggagagaggagcttttcatctctgaagcgcataaagaattacatgaggtcaactatgagccaagagaggctctctggactggcactcatgtcaattgagagtgacgtccgcaggtctttggacttggaggggattgtgtctgcatttgctgaggccaagggccgcaagcagcagtttcagtag